One window from the genome of Pedobacter schmidteae encodes:
- a CDS encoding RagB/SusD family nutrient uptake outer membrane protein translates to MKRIYLYQLLVLIILGITACNKQLDLAPENNLVEDQVLEDKVTTERLLAGGFYSQFLIERNTLPVVDLSTGITTQTVNNYYLGTIDENLTLAKDIWAGHYVVINIANVIINNLPQKAKFDVEIQKKLIAEAKFLRAFSYFRLAVLYGDRIFDGTSAASNPCVPLRLEGFFRSGAEQIIPRATNKQIIDQVLKDLEEAIPDLPVSYPEAPSGTQDVKLRSRAVKSVGRAFLSRVYLYLNNYDGAISNADLVLSDANYQLATSPALVFPNNTAVTTGPSNIPFNKEVIYGYPVSWNLYSTSNTAHSYQYNFDDSFLNTYTPNDIRSTTMVRSVIVSGVTSQRTNKYTSPNMFDNEMIIRLAEVVLTKAEALARRDGVNQVSVDLLNSIYQRAFVAGQKPVPYTMASFASKDALVSRIMQERRWELAVEGHDRFDKLRAGLPVNPVLPVGKYAFPIPQTEISITSGAIVQNPGYQK, encoded by the coding sequence ATGAAACGAATATATTTATATCAACTGCTTGTGCTTATTATTTTAGGCATCACCGCATGTAATAAACAACTGGACCTGGCACCCGAGAATAATCTGGTGGAAGATCAGGTACTCGAAGATAAAGTTACTACCGAGCGCCTGTTGGCCGGTGGCTTTTACTCGCAATTTTTAATAGAGCGGAATACACTGCCTGTTGTTGACCTTAGCACTGGAATCACTACTCAAACGGTAAATAACTATTATTTGGGTACGATTGATGAAAACTTAACGCTTGCCAAAGATATATGGGCCGGGCATTATGTAGTCATCAATATTGCTAATGTGATCATTAATAACCTGCCCCAAAAGGCAAAGTTTGATGTCGAAATTCAGAAGAAGCTTATTGCCGAAGCTAAATTTTTAAGGGCATTTAGTTATTTCCGCTTGGCTGTTTTGTATGGCGATAGAATATTTGACGGTACTTCGGCTGCGAGTAATCCTTGCGTGCCGCTGCGGCTAGAAGGCTTTTTTAGGTCAGGTGCCGAGCAGATTATTCCAAGGGCAACCAATAAACAGATCATTGATCAGGTACTGAAGGATCTGGAAGAAGCCATTCCTGATTTGCCGGTAAGTTATCCCGAAGCTCCTAGCGGAACTCAGGATGTGAAGTTACGTTCCAGAGCTGTTAAGTCTGTTGGTCGTGCCTTTTTGTCCAGGGTATATCTTTACTTAAACAATTATGACGGTGCCATCAGTAACGCAGATCTGGTATTGAGCGACGCCAATTATCAGCTCGCCACCAGTCCTGCTTTGGTATTCCCAAACAACACTGCCGTAACTACTGGCCCCTCAAATATTCCGTTTAACAAAGAAGTGATTTACGGGTATCCGGTAAGCTGGAACCTATACTCTACCAGTAATACGGCGCATAGTTATCAGTATAATTTTGATGATTCGTTTTTAAACACTTATACTCCAAATGATATCCGGAGCACAACCATGGTGAGATCTGTAATTGTGTCGGGTGTGACTAGCCAGCGGACCAATAAATATACCAGTCCTAATATGTTTGATAATGAAATGATCATCAGGTTGGCAGAGGTTGTTTTGACAAAAGCAGAAGCTTTGGCCAGAAGAGATGGTGTTAACCAGGTGTCGGTTGATTTGCTCAATAGCATTTATCAACGCGCTTTTGTAGCCGGTCAAAAGCCTGTTCCTTATACTATGGCTTCTTTTGCAAGCAAAGATGCGTTGGTGAGCCGTATTATGCAGGAAAGACGGTGGGAATTAGCTGTTGAAGGGCACGATCGCTTTGACAAATTGCGGGCAGGGCTGCCTGTAAATCCTGTACTTCCTGTTGGTAAGTATGCCTTTCCTATTCCACAAACAGAAATTAGCATTACCAGCGGGGCGATTGTTCAGAACCCTGGATACCAGAAATAA